In Arachis stenosperma cultivar V10309 chromosome 1, arast.V10309.gnm1.PFL2, whole genome shotgun sequence, one DNA window encodes the following:
- the LOC130951823 gene encoding late embryogenesis abundant protein 6: MKSSKEKLSNMASAAKEHVDICGAKIDEKTEKARARTEEEKVIAHERAKAREAKAKMELHEAKARHAAEKLSTKQAHLDPSSFGAHHQQPPTTTHQQPLGSLATPAGGVTNPSYPLGGNHHINKHI; this comes from the exons ATGAAATCTTCAAAGGAGAAGCTAAGCAACATGGCCAGTGCCGCCAAGGAACACGTTGACATCTGCGGAGCCAAAATTGACGAGAAG ACAGAGAAAGCAAGGGCACGAACAGAGGAGGAGAAAGTGATAGCACATGAGCGCGCAAAGGCGAGAGAAGCAAAGGCAAAAATGGAGTTGCATGAAGCCAAAGCCAGGCATGCAGCCGAGAAGCTAAGCACCAAGCAGGCGCACCTGGACCCTTCCTCGTTTGGAGCACACCATCAGCAGCCCCCAACAACAACGCACCAGCAGCCATTAGGGTCTCTTGCAACGCCTGCTGGAGGAGTCACCAATCCTTCATATCCATTGGGAGGAAATCATCATATCAATAAGCACATTTAG